In Triticum urartu cultivar G1812 chromosome 6, Tu2.1, whole genome shotgun sequence, the following proteins share a genomic window:
- the LOC125514706 gene encoding uncharacterized protein LOC125514706 isoform X1 translates to MFSSQEGSQEEDTANFSFKDGKKLCSLFLRQQGLIKKKRRWLASLNPELGVPFKLKRPKFLKVAYLAESDVRTDEKCLFQVSSERVRFNIEESFGLQRKCYIHHVVLDGLELFKLQKQKDGSLCPESLKIMHCTISKLSNGALESVANIVAHNGISFRKIRPTMMKIVKDHLPKYLAELDSESGMQLSEILTNPCSYHSNSVRLRTPVSPMLLSSIDQALAELDEIPQQAVIAINRKLTGKSCPPEFLHVTRTSSRSYLINLLRKRCGNMIAKLQEGSDLPVNFAKALSVMNLYRKLTLKSMDISHSEFFLFPRATISSQQDILNALWSLPNVDTDDMKLLRPIMGQGSQVKMASFRAAVRKYLTECLFECDDGNLPDLAVRAIGFLARMSPKYQQAILTEDRKEVEVDAVLDLSSCLRSLARGATEENSSDDEVSLESDRCSEDNDFVLTASNYFDIRSQQHMDEGRCSNFMINSTEDSEYTAGAGHYGDSDATGSTKDPSLKDNVEMTRCSAEDLSALCDDTASIAHELIGHILKNMLTEDEEIDELTDCYLGGSSNSQDPQDPEAKNQKGDIVMNAVQSLLPNLPKSSIDKVRSILDGAEQ, encoded by the exons ATGTTTTCTTCGCAGGAAGGTTCGCAGGAAg AGGACACGGCCAACTTTTCTTTCAAGGATGGTAAAAAACTGTGCTCTCTTTTTCTGCGGCAGCAAGGTCTGATCAAGAAAAAGCGAAG ATGGCTGGCCTCGCTGAATCCTGAATTAGGTGTCCCCTTCAAACTTAAGCGACCAAAGTTTCTCAAAGTCGC CTACTTGGCTGAATCGGATGTCAGGACTGATGAA AAATGTCTATTCCAGGTGTCCAGCGAGAGAGTAAGATTTAACATCGAAGAAAGTTTTGGTTTGCAAAGGAAGTGTTACATTCATCACGTAGTTCTGGATGGTCTCGAGCTTTTTAAGTTGCAAAAACAGAAGGATGGCTCTCTCTGTCCAGAAAGCTTGAAGATCATGCACTGTACAATCAGCAAATTAAGCAATGGAGCACTTGAGTCAGTGGCTAATATTGTCGCCCACAATGGGATTAGTTTCAGGAAGATTAGGCCTACAATGATGAAAATCGTGAAGGACCACCTTCCAAAATACTTGGCTGAGTTGGACAGTGAAAGTGGTATGCAGTTGTCTGAAATTTTAACAAATCCATGCAGCTACCATTCTAATTCTGTCCGTCTTAGAACACCTGTTTCACCAATGCTTCTGTCATCTATTGACCAAGCTTTAGCTGAGCTGGATGAAATTCCCCAGCAAGCTGTTATTGCAATCAATAGAAAGCTCACAGGAAAATCATGCCCCCCAGAATTTCTGCATGTAACTCGAACTTCCAGCAGAAGCTATCTTATTAATTTGCTAAGGAAAAGGTGTGGAAATATGATAGCAAAGCTGCAGGAAGGCAGTGATCTTCCAGTGAACTTTGCAAAAGCATTGTCAGTGATGAACCTGTATCGAAAACTAACACTAAAGAGCATGGATATTTCACATTCAGAGTTCTTTCTGTTTCCACGTGCGACTATATCATCGCAGCAAGATATCCTGAATGCTCTATGGTCACTTCCAAACGTCGATACTGATGATATGAAGTTGCTGCGTCCCATTATGGGTCAAGGTTCTCAAGTTAAGATGGCATCATTCAGAGCAGCTGTGAGGAAGTACTTGACAGAATGCTTGTTTGAGTGTGATGATGGTAATTTACCAGATTTGGCAGTACGTGCCATTGGTTTCTTAGCTCGAATGTCTCCTAAATATCAACAGGCTATTCTCACAGAAGACAGAAAGGAAGTGGAAGTAGATGCTGTCTTGGATTTAAGCAGTTGCCTCAGATCTTTAGCACGCGGTGCCACTGAAGAAAACTCAAGCGATGACGAAGTTAGCTTAGAGAGTGACAGGTGCAGTGAAGATAATGATTTTGTACTCACCGCGAGCAACTACTTTGATATTCGTTCTCAGCAGCACATGGATGAGGGCCGCTGTTCAAATTTCATGATCAATAGCACTGAAGATTCTGAGTACACTGCTGGTGCTGGACATTATGGAGACAGTGATGCTACTGGCAGTACGAAGGATCCTAGTTTGAAGGACAATGTGGAGATGACTAGATGCTCTGCAGAAGATCTCTCTGCATTATGTGATGACACTGCAAGTATTGCACACGAGCTTATTGGGCACATTCTTAAAAACATGTTGACTGAAGACGAGGAGATTGATGAACTTACCGATTGTTATCTTGGAGGCAGTTCTAATTCTCAAGATCCTCAAG ATCCTGAAGCGAAGAACCAAAAAGGCGACATTGTGATGAATGCTGTCCAGAGTCTCTTACCTAATCTACCGAAAAG CTCCATTGACAAAGTTAGGAGCATACTGGATGGTGCTGAGCAGTGA
- the LOC125514706 gene encoding uncharacterized protein LOC125514706 isoform X2, which translates to MFSSQEGSQEEDTANFSFKDGKKLCSLFLRQQGLIKKKRRWLASLNPELGVPFKLKRPKFLKVAYLAESDVRTDEVSSERVRFNIEESFGLQRKCYIHHVVLDGLELFKLQKQKDGSLCPESLKIMHCTISKLSNGALESVANIVAHNGISFRKIRPTMMKIVKDHLPKYLAELDSESGMQLSEILTNPCSYHSNSVRLRTPVSPMLLSSIDQALAELDEIPQQAVIAINRKLTGKSCPPEFLHVTRTSSRSYLINLLRKRCGNMIAKLQEGSDLPVNFAKALSVMNLYRKLTLKSMDISHSEFFLFPRATISSQQDILNALWSLPNVDTDDMKLLRPIMGQGSQVKMASFRAAVRKYLTECLFECDDGNLPDLAVRAIGFLARMSPKYQQAILTEDRKEVEVDAVLDLSSCLRSLARGATEENSSDDEVSLESDRCSEDNDFVLTASNYFDIRSQQHMDEGRCSNFMINSTEDSEYTAGAGHYGDSDATGSTKDPSLKDNVEMTRCSAEDLSALCDDTASIAHELIGHILKNMLTEDEEIDELTDCYLGGSSNSQDPQDPEAKNQKGDIVMNAVQSLLPNLPKSSIDKVRSILDGAEQ; encoded by the exons ATGTTTTCTTCGCAGGAAGGTTCGCAGGAAg AGGACACGGCCAACTTTTCTTTCAAGGATGGTAAAAAACTGTGCTCTCTTTTTCTGCGGCAGCAAGGTCTGATCAAGAAAAAGCGAAG ATGGCTGGCCTCGCTGAATCCTGAATTAGGTGTCCCCTTCAAACTTAAGCGACCAAAGTTTCTCAAAGTCGC CTACTTGGCTGAATCGGATGTCAGGACTGATGAA GTGTCCAGCGAGAGAGTAAGATTTAACATCGAAGAAAGTTTTGGTTTGCAAAGGAAGTGTTACATTCATCACGTAGTTCTGGATGGTCTCGAGCTTTTTAAGTTGCAAAAACAGAAGGATGGCTCTCTCTGTCCAGAAAGCTTGAAGATCATGCACTGTACAATCAGCAAATTAAGCAATGGAGCACTTGAGTCAGTGGCTAATATTGTCGCCCACAATGGGATTAGTTTCAGGAAGATTAGGCCTACAATGATGAAAATCGTGAAGGACCACCTTCCAAAATACTTGGCTGAGTTGGACAGTGAAAGTGGTATGCAGTTGTCTGAAATTTTAACAAATCCATGCAGCTACCATTCTAATTCTGTCCGTCTTAGAACACCTGTTTCACCAATGCTTCTGTCATCTATTGACCAAGCTTTAGCTGAGCTGGATGAAATTCCCCAGCAAGCTGTTATTGCAATCAATAGAAAGCTCACAGGAAAATCATGCCCCCCAGAATTTCTGCATGTAACTCGAACTTCCAGCAGAAGCTATCTTATTAATTTGCTAAGGAAAAGGTGTGGAAATATGATAGCAAAGCTGCAGGAAGGCAGTGATCTTCCAGTGAACTTTGCAAAAGCATTGTCAGTGATGAACCTGTATCGAAAACTAACACTAAAGAGCATGGATATTTCACATTCAGAGTTCTTTCTGTTTCCACGTGCGACTATATCATCGCAGCAAGATATCCTGAATGCTCTATGGTCACTTCCAAACGTCGATACTGATGATATGAAGTTGCTGCGTCCCATTATGGGTCAAGGTTCTCAAGTTAAGATGGCATCATTCAGAGCAGCTGTGAGGAAGTACTTGACAGAATGCTTGTTTGAGTGTGATGATGGTAATTTACCAGATTTGGCAGTACGTGCCATTGGTTTCTTAGCTCGAATGTCTCCTAAATATCAACAGGCTATTCTCACAGAAGACAGAAAGGAAGTGGAAGTAGATGCTGTCTTGGATTTAAGCAGTTGCCTCAGATCTTTAGCACGCGGTGCCACTGAAGAAAACTCAAGCGATGACGAAGTTAGCTTAGAGAGTGACAGGTGCAGTGAAGATAATGATTTTGTACTCACCGCGAGCAACTACTTTGATATTCGTTCTCAGCAGCACATGGATGAGGGCCGCTGTTCAAATTTCATGATCAATAGCACTGAAGATTCTGAGTACACTGCTGGTGCTGGACATTATGGAGACAGTGATGCTACTGGCAGTACGAAGGATCCTAGTTTGAAGGACAATGTGGAGATGACTAGATGCTCTGCAGAAGATCTCTCTGCATTATGTGATGACACTGCAAGTATTGCACACGAGCTTATTGGGCACATTCTTAAAAACATGTTGACTGAAGACGAGGAGATTGATGAACTTACCGATTGTTATCTTGGAGGCAGTTCTAATTCTCAAGATCCTCAAG ATCCTGAAGCGAAGAACCAAAAAGGCGACATTGTGATGAATGCTGTCCAGAGTCTCTTACCTAATCTACCGAAAAG CTCCATTGACAAAGTTAGGAGCATACTGGATGGTGCTGAGCAGTGA
- the LOC125514707 gene encoding uncharacterized protein LOC125514707 produces the protein MKPQTQLLLLLAYIAAALVMSRGVLAGAGTHAAMPVRTVEDDEAGFTEREEEAAYPQRRVLAYSPQYIGYGGLEANKAACYGSCPGRGQPYTGRGCKAIFGCRGR, from the coding sequence ATGAAGCCGcagacgcagctcctcctcctcctggccTACATCGCCGCGGCGCTGGTCATGAGCCGCGGCGTCCTCGCCGGCGCCGGCACccatgcggcgatgccggtgCGCACCGTCGAGGACGACGAGGCGGGCTTCACGGAGCGTGAGGAGGAGGCGGCGTACCCACAGAGGAGGGTGCTTGCTTACAGCCCCCAGTACATCGGCTACGGAGGGCTGGAGGCGAACAAGGCGGCGTGCTACGGCTCCTGCCCCGGCCGGGGGCAGCCCTACACCGGCCGCGGCTGCAAAGCCATCTTCGGCTGCCGCGGGCGTTGA
- the LOC125514705 gene encoding cyclin-D3-1-like, producing MVPSGYDCAASVLLCAEDNAAILGLDDDEDDCSWAAAAAGAGATTPPRVAADAAAAAEGFLVDHPVQSDECVAALVATEKEHMPADGYPQMLQRRAGALDLAAVRRDAVDWIWKVIEHFNFAPLTAVLSVNYLDRFISVYPLPEGKAWVTQLLAVACLSLASKMEETYVPLPVDLQVVEATSAFEGRTIKRMELLVLSTLKWRMQAVTACSFIDYFLRKFNDHDAPSMLAFSRSTDLILSTAKGADFLVFRPSEIAASVALAAFGERNTSVVERATTTCKYINKERVLRCYELIQDKIAMGTIVLKSAGSSMFSVPQSPIGVLDAAACLSQQSDDTAVGSPATCYQASSASKRRRIGR from the exons ATGGTTCCGTCCGGGTACGACTGCGCCGCCTCCGTGCTGCTCTGCGCCGAGGACAACGCCGCCATCCTcggcctcgacgacgacgaggacgactgctcctgggcggcggcggcggcgggggcgggggccACCACCCCGCCGCGCGTCGCCGCCGATGCCGCCGCCGCGGCGGAGGGGTTCCTGGTGGACCACCCCGTGCAGTCCGACGAGTGCGTGGCGGCGCTCGTCGCGACGGAGAAGGAGCACATGCCCGCGGACGGGTACCCCCAGATGCTGCAGCGCCGGGCCGGGGCCCTGGATTTGGCCGCCGTCAGGAGGGACGCCGTAGATTGGATTTGGAAG GTCATTGAGCATTTCAATTTCGCGCCGTTGACTGCGGTCCTGTCTGTCAACTACCTTGATAGGTTCATCTCCGTCTATCCCCTTCCT GAAGGCAAAGCTTGGGTCACACAGCTCTTGGCAGTGGCTTGCCTGTCCCTCGCTTCGAAGATGGAGGAGACCTATGTGCCGCTCCCCGTCGACCTGCAG GTGGTTGAGGCAACTTCTGCGTTTGAGGGAAGGACCATAAAAAGGATGGAGCTTTTGGTGCTCAGCACCTTAAAATGGAGGATGCAAGCTGTTACTGCTTGCTCATTTATTGACTACTTCCTGCGCAAATTCAATGATCATGACGCACCCTCCATGCTCGCATTCTCCCGCTCGACCGACCTCATCCTGAGCACCGCTAAAG GAGCTGATTTTTTGGTGTTCAGACCTTCAGAGATTGCTGCAAGTGTTGCACTTGCCGCATTTGGGGAGCGCAATACTTCAGTAGTCGAGCGGGCTACAACTACCTGCAAGTACATAAACAAG GAGCGAGTGTTAAGATGCTACGAACTGATTCAAGACAAGATAGCAATGGGAACCATTGTCCTAAAGTCAGCTGGATCATCAATGTTCTCTGTGCCGCAAAGCCCGATAGGCGTGTTGGATGCTGCTGCATGTCTCAGCCAACAGAGTGATGATACTGCTGTTGGATCTCCAGCAACATGCTACCAAGCCTCTTCGGCAAGCAAAAGGAGGAGAATTGGCAGATGA